The Nicotiana sylvestris chromosome 6, ASM39365v2, whole genome shotgun sequence genomic sequence agggtggccgttgatcattttgatcaacgccCTGGATTGAAGGGGAATCCGGACGGGTTATTTTAAAGGGTCGTTGGtagggtagatttaggatttgggctgggtaattggatttgaaattgggtttaattggggtgttAAATCtgtctaaaattgaaatgcaaatgggctaacatttaaatagccattttttcttatttattttatacaaaatagtaaaataacttctggaaataaattaaaggcactaaaatgattaataatacataattatcaaattaaaaatattggagtcgattttataaataattttacaattaaatcttgaaagaggccaatattgtagttatatgcaatttagctttaaaaatactaaataaatttgtaaaaatataaaaatattatgctagctatattttaatataaatatgagaatccaataaattaatcacccaaaatgataattttggagatAATTACTGggtttttctttataaaaatagggcaataaattgattttaaaaacttttaaaaattaagagaaaaataataaaatcttGGGACATACCTATGTATGCACATACATActattttgagagtattttgcatactaaaaatatacaggaaaaaattgggtatcaacatcgaGAAATGGCGAAATGGAAACATGCAATTGTGTTATATGTTGTTGGAGATTCTCCCTCAATAGGAGCTCTAGATCGTTTCATCATTTCTCAGTGGAATTTTGTTACCAAGCCTAAAATTTACTTTCATAATGATGGCTACTTTGTGGTTAAATTCAATAATGTGAAAGATAGGGATGATGTATTGATGTCAGGACCACACACTATAAGGAATAAATATATTATTGTCAAAGCATGGTCTCCCAATTTTGATTTTGATACAGAGGTGACAGACAATTCTTATATGGGTTAAGCTACCAAATTTGCCACTAAATTACTAGAGTATGGACTCACTTAGTTGAATTAGGAGTGCCAATCTATGCAGATCAATGAACGACTAAAGTAGAGAGGATTTCTTATGCAAGGCTGCTAGTGGAGATGGATGTCACAAAGGACATGCCTAAAGTCATTAAAGTCATGGATCCAATGGGAAATTTTTTTGAACAACCGGTTGTATATGATTGGATTCCTGAATATTGCCACACTTGTCTACATGTTGGCCATGTTTGCAAACCAGCACAAATCATACCTGAGGCCAAATAACAGCAGCAAAAACCAAGGATGGAATGGAGAAGAACAACAGACCCAGAGAAGGTGGAAGTAGCTACAAAGGAACAAACTAATAGCATACTAAATGTGAAATCACAACAGGAAGAACGGATCATAAGGCCAATTCATGAGGATGACAAAACAACAGACTGAGAGAAAGCCAAAGGAAAATCTGCAACAAAAGGTGGACAGTCCAAAATAAGGCAAACAGCAGGCATTAATGTAGTTAATGGATTTAGTCCATTAACTATTGCAATAACTGGTGAGACAGTGGACAATACTACTAAAGAGAAGGGGCACTGTAGTAACCAAGGTGATACTAGGGATCCTAAACTCAAGCAATTAACTAAATGAAGACCATAGCATGGAATATGAGGGGTGTAAATAAAGTATACAAGCAAAAAGAAGTAAAGAAGTTTATCACAAATAATGATGTTGGTTTGATAGCAATACTGGATAATAAAGTCAAAGAGGAGAATTCCAGTAGAGTAATCAACAAGATAGCAACTAATTGGAGATGGTGTACAAACTACTCATATAGTAATAAGGGAAGAATCTGGGTTGTATGGGATCCAAATAGAGTGGAGTTTGAAGAATTGATATGAGTGCTCAAGCCATTCATGGTATAGTTAGTATCCCTCAGGTACAAATATAAATTACTCTGTCTGCGATCTATGGAATGCAACAGTTGAAACAACGAAGGCCCTATGGGAAAAACTGACAAGTGTCAAAAATTCTATATAGGGACCATAGCTAGCTATTGGCAATTTTAATGCAATAACTGATATGAATAATCGACAGTTTGGGAATCCAGTCCAGGAAAATGAGGTCAAAGATTTTAATAATTTCTTACAATCGAGTGGCATGGCTGAATTACGTACAGTGGGAAAAAGATATACATGGTCAAATGGGCAGATCTATAGCAGGATAAACGGGGCTTTAGTCAATGCTGATTGGTTGTTAAAAGTAGTTGTAACAGAAGTAGTGATACTGAACCCTGGTGTTTCTGATCATACACCAATAAGCATACAATTCAAGGAAGTCGTGAAGAGGAATCTCAAGCCTTACATGTTTCTAAACTGCTTAGTGTACCACAAAGATTTCCTAAGTGCGGTGGTAAATATATGGGGCAGGCAAACAGGTACAAACCACATGGAGGAGATATGGTGGAAGCTCAAAGTGTTGAAGATAGATTTGAAACAGTTAAACCAAAAAGAATTCAGAAATGTGGAGGAGAAAATCATGCTATATCGACAAAATTTGCATGACACTCAAACACAAATGGGGAATCACAACCATCCTAATGAGCtatttggagaagaaaaagaattGAAGCAAGAGTTAGAGAAATGGATCTTGTGGAAGAGAGTATAATAAAACAGAAATCAAGAACTAAATGGCTGGAATTAGGAGATGCCAACACTGCCTATTTTTTGCCAACCTAAAGAATAGGCAAGCTCAAAACAGGATTAAAAGCCTTGTTAATGCCACATGTGAAATCCTACAACAACCAGATGCCATAGTGTAGGAGGTGACTAGTTATTATAGGAAGCTGTTAGGTAGTGTTGCTAATCAACTACCAGCAGTAAATCCTGAAATCATGAAGCGTGAAAATGGACTAACAAGACAACAACAATTACAGTTGATAGCACAGGTCACTCAAGAAGAAGTATATCAAGCTCTTATAAATATAGATGATCAAAAAGCTCCAGGTTGTGATGGTTTCAATGATCTTTTCTTTAAAAGGGTTTGGTCTGTGATTGGAAAAGATGTAACAACTGCTATTATTCATTTCTCCACTAATGGAGATATGCATAGAGCTATTAAATGCACTACAATAACACTAATTCCAAAAGTCAAGAATCCATCTAAGATATCTGAATTCAGGCCTATATCATGTTGTACTATATTGTATAAATTGATATCCAAAATCCTCACTAAACAAATGCAAGGTGTTATGGATAGTCTAGTGGATACGAGCCAGTCTGCATTAGTTCCAGGAAGGCTAATTAGTGACAATATCATACTGAGCCATGAACTAGTGAAAGGGTTATGGAAGGAAAGGCATCATTCCTAAATGTATGCTGAAAATTGATCTGAGGAAAGCCTACGATTCAGTGAAATGGCCAGATATTGAGCAAATTCATAACTGTCTCCAGTTCCCAGCAAAATTTATCAAATGGATTATGTGTTGCATAAAGACTGTTTCCTACTCAATCCTAATTAATGGTGATCCGGTGGTACCATTTCAAGCGAAAAAAGGATTGAGACAAGGGGATCCCATATCCACATTCTTATTTGTGCTAGTTATGGAATACTTCAGTCGTAGTTTGAAGGGGCTAAATGAGGAACCAAGTTTTAAATTCCATCAAAGATGCAAGAAACTACAAATTATACAATTGGTATTTGCTGATGACCTCTTATTATTTTACAAAGGAGATCTTGAATCAGTCAAACTGCTAGTTCAGTACTTTCAACATTTCTCGCAGGTGTCTGGTTTGGTTTCTAATGTTGATAAAAGTTTAGTATACTTTGGAGGGGTGAAGCAAGAGGTTCAACAAACTATCTTACATGCCATACAGTTCAAAAAGGGAGAGATACTTTTTAGATACTTAGGAATTCCCCTGAGTACTAAAAGACTATCAGTTGTTCAGTGCAAACCCCTTCTTGATAAAATGCTGGCCAGAATCAAATCATGGACTACAAGATATCTATCATATGCAGGCAGATTGCAACTTGTAAAATCTGTTCTCTTCTCTATTCAGATATTCTGGTCGCAAGTGTTTGTCCTACCTAAAAAGGTGACTCAACTGGTGGAGTCTGCTTGCAGGAACTTCCTATGGACTGGTGAAAATGAGATAACAAAGAAAGCAGTTATAGCGTGGGATAGATTATATCTACCTAGGTCTGTAGGAGGTTTGAATATCCTAGACATATATGTGTGGAATTTGGTAGTTATTGGAAAACTATTGTGGAATATATGCAGGAAAAAGGACTGTTTGTGAGTTAAATGGATTCACTCTTATTACACAAAAAAAGGCACTGATGGGAAACAAAAACTACTCAAGCTTCATGGATGGTACAGAAAATTATCAAAGCAAAGGTAGTGTTTGAACAAATAGGATTGACTAAGGAAGAAGTGGTAGCTATGAACAACTACTCAATAAAGAAAGTATATGGACTCATTCGTGGAGAACTTCAGAAAATACCATGGCGGAGATTGATATGTAACAATGTTGGATTACCCAAGTGGTTGTTTATTCTATTCTTGGAACTACATAGGAGAttacaaacaaaagaaaggatTGTTTGCTGGGCTAATATAGAATGCATGGAATGTGTTTTATGCTTGAAGGAGAATGAAGACATTGACCACCTACTGTTTGAATGTGAATATGCCAAACAAGTGTGGTCCAACTGCTGATATGGCAAGGAATTCAGATGAATGTGAGCAATTGGCAGCATGAAGTCACATGGGCAATGGAAAATGCAAAAAGGAGAATTGCAGAATATTAGCTATATTGGATGACATTAGTTGGGGGAGTATACCATCTGTGGCAAGAAATGAATGCAAGGATCTTCAAGTCTCAACTAAGAACTACGGACCAAATGATAAGGCAAGTGATAAGAGAAATACATCAGAGAGCACGTAGAATATGTAGACTAGACAAATACATGCAGTTACTTAATTTCTATCCATAGAGGCTGGTTATAGAAATAGAAATGGTTGTAGAGCTGATGTTCAATAAGTTTGGGACCAAATGTCCAAACTGCtgtctttgatttttgatgtttgtaaatattttttcgagtggtagtataaatagataattACCAAAAAAATTATCATTCTTCTAAACAAGAAATAGTCTTAGTCTATTGGTTTTGTTAAGTCTTAAGTTAGAAAAGGTCCTAAGTTCAATTCTACTTCATCACAATTTCTAACCACAGAGGTTCTCTCAaatatttgcaaaaaaaaaagtGCTAGTTGAGGTTCGAACTTTTAACCTCTTAGAGCAAAATAAAGCACAAAACAAATGCACCAAGAGACAATTTATGTCAAGTAGTGCCATTTTTTCTTACTTATTCGTTTCCTCACAGTATTAATTCATATATTTAGTAAAAGATTTCGACGAAGGGGTATCCTTTTAACTAATTTTCCGCCCCTGTATAAATTTCTTATAAGCTCAAATCAGTCataagtcataagttggtcaTCCCTAACTTATGAtttttcagcttataagcacttttagttTGATCAACATTgccacgacccgaatttttcaccctcgggggtcgcgatggcgcctactaatatgagctaggcaagtcaattaTTGAACGaattacctttttaccaattttattctctttaacattATATAAAACCATAACATGTAAACATCGGAAATTTAGatttaagcggaagaaaacaacaaaatatcTGAACGTATAGCTATTACTAAAGTTTAAGCCTTAATcatccagaactggtgtcacggtatcacagacggtctaagtgtactacaaataaggcttgaaagaaataaatacaatactgtctctggaaatacatgaaagaaatggtaatagtagatagaaggagtcgtcaaggcctgcggacgcctgcaggactacctcgagtcgCTTGATGAACCAGAAACAGCAATTTCActacggtccgaagtctacaacactgggttctgcacaaaagagtgcagagtgtagtatcggtacaaccgaccccatgtgctggtaagtgtctagcttaacctcgacgaagtagtgacgggactaggaccaaactaccaaataaacatgtgcagtttaACTATAtacggcggaaaagaagaacagtaatatacagtcaaatatgggagggggaaacatgttgcggggaaacatcgaataataacaaaagaacaacaaataaatatgagggtCACCatagttcaattgaaaataggaagggaaaatcatgttgcggggtacaacaagtatcaataggAAACCAgcaattaaatgtagagaaaccgTAACTCAGTTATCAGtaaaaatcaggaaatcaaagacaagtgcatggcatcacccttcgcgctttaaaactttctcaccaaaataatacacggcatgacccttcgtgctttaacactctctcaccaaaacaatacatggcatcacccttcgtgctttatactcttcctcacccaagcaacaaataacaaggcaaatagggtaagggaatctataacatcgaaataaaatcaagtagcaacagaaaatcagtaagtaaatgtaaaggacaacataactcaattatcagcaagaatcaggaaaatcaacgacaaatgcacggcatcactcttcgtacttttactctcgtccttaccataagaatcaacataaactgtatggcatcacccttcgttcttttactctcatcctcaccataaaatcaatataataggcacggAATGGTAAATCGTGCGGCACGggatcacccttcgtgttttacactctttcctcacaaatcatacacggcatcacccttcgtgctttaatactcttcctcacccaaacaacaatcacaaacaatagcgcaagggaataaataaaattacgataagaatcccggcaagggaacaacatcaataacatcaacatcccagcaagggagataacaaataaagcagcaatgtcccggcaagggaggtaacataatgatctcttctctttttcacttttacttcacaattcacttcacaactcgagccaatactCTAAAGGTTCAAtgtccacttatactttcacatttcattgtacaacttgagtcaactctcctcgatgttcaaaagtcacaattacttccacaaactttgcccaataatagaaatcatcatcaaagcatgaataatacagagccataataatcacaatataagactcacgggcatgcttgacaccaacatatagatactcgtcaccatgcatatacgtcgtactcgacaaataccacatagcaaataggactcgactcctaatccctcaagctaaggttagaccaaacacttacttcaAAGCCACGAGCACAATCAAGCTCCAACTACCActtccaactcgcttgtatctagccataatttacttaataacattaataaatgctaaatataccaattctaatgcatgaaaataggttttctagtgttttccccaaaaagtcaaaaatcgcccccggacccacatggtcaaaattcgaggtttgaaccaaaacctgattacccattcaccgccgagcccggatatataattgattttggaatccgacctcaatttgatgtctaactccccaaatttcaatattcttaggtttttccCAAAGTTCCTAATTCCGCCATGAAAATCCTAGAAtgtaggatgaaatcttgtaaaaagaagttaggaaataaagaaaatgagttagaaatcagttactaatgttttggagaagaaaggttgtttgaaaaattgcctcttatatttttgaggttttgaaaaatgaaaaataactaaaaatctcATCTTAATATACCTCTCctagaccccctgtgcggaccgc encodes the following:
- the LOC138870335 gene encoding uncharacterized protein, translating into MAKWKHAIVLYVVGDSPSIGALDRFIISQWNFVTKPKIYFHNDGYFVVKFNNVKDRDDFGNPVQENEVKDFNNFLQSSGMAELRTVGKRYTWSNGQIYSRINGALVNADWLLKVVVTEVVILNPGVSDHTPISIQFKEVVKRNLKPYMFLNCLVYHKDFLSAVVNIWGRQTGTNHMEEIWWKLKVLKIDLKQLNQKEFRNVEEKIMLYRQNLHDTQTQMGNHNHPNELFGEEKELKQELEKWILWKREVTSYYRKLLGSVANQLPAVNPEIMKRENGLTRQQQLQLIAQVTQEEVYQALINIDDQKAPGCDGFNDLFFKRVWSVIGKDVTTAIIHFSTNGDMHRAIKCTTITLIPKVKNPSKISEFRPISCCTILYKLISKILTKQMQGVMDSLVDTSQSALVPGRLISDNIILSHELVKGLWKERHHS